The window AAAAGTGAATTCAACTAGAATATTGAGGAAGACTGGATAGTAAACTAACTTTATGGAATGGTTTTGTGATGGAAAAACTTCAAACGAGGGTTTGTGGCTTGAATTGTCTCTATGCGCTATAAAAtggtaagaaaaatattgcaTAGTTTGTCTTTTGCAAACTTTTAAAGTGGTGAATCTGTTTATATTACAAGGCTGATCACCTAATAAAGTGATAAGAGTAGTTGGTATACTATTTCATGTGAGAAAAGGCTGGCGTTTTCCTACAACAGACTTAAATAGTGCTGCACGGGAACTCATAAGAAAATCCATAATATtgcaataatattagttTGTACCTATTGAATAGCAGTAAAACAAACTACAGAAGTTCTGCGATAAATTGTAAATCAATAGTCTCCGACACGAGGATCAAACTTGTGATCAGCATGTGCTCAATAAAACTCGACGCCATTTTTCTGAGCCAGATTAGTGGCGGCATCGAAGCTACCGCCAGAATCATACAAAATCCGACCTCAATTAAAATTCCTAGGCTCGTTTTATAAAGGGCGGCCAGTATAACGGGTACCACTAACTTGCCAATCACAGATATAGCTCCAATTGAGGGCACCAATTGAATCTTAAGCCCTGGGTCAATACACATGGAAAAAAGGGACGGAATATTTGAGGCCAATAAGTTATATCCTAACAATGTAATAGACGCTCCTgccgaaaaaaaaaatacctgAGTTTGTGGTAGGCATTGATCTGTGTTTCAAAGCTTCGGATGCTCCAATCATAAATGCTTGTCCTACCAATGAAATAGACAATGCGGAAATGGACAGAAAAACTTGATTACTGTACAGTGAGTTTCTTTTTGCGGTCTCTACGTATTtactttcaattttgtcTAACTCGTTCACACTCTCCTGTTTAGTTCTGTTAGGAGAATATCCGATGCTTATCAACTTTGGGGCAAAATAGCTTCCAGTTACACCAAGTATAGATGCAGCCATAAACGTTACGGCTTGAAATTTAGAGTCCCACTCAACATGCAATGTTAGGAATATTGGCATATAGTAGATTACTTCGCTCATAATAAATGACGCCAGAAAGATGCTCCATAACAAGATCACACAGGAGATAAGTCTAACGTTTATTGCCAGTTAAAGAGAGCCGATTAATTTTACTGCTTTATCAATAGTTCTAATCACAGAGAATTCAAGTTCTTTGGATACACGCATGATATACTATTGCTTGAACTATAATGCAACATCAAGTTCCTCATAAAAGCAATGATAGGAtacatattatttttttacagAGGTGCCTTGACAAACTATACGTAATTCCAAATGACCAGCAGAAAGTATAAGGAAAACTGTTGcataaaaaggaagattGCCACAAAAATTTCAGGTAAGGCATCTTCGGAGCTTAACTTGCACCTGATATTTGTTTGCATGTATGCTAGGAAAGTAGTCTTTATATTCCTTTCTTTCAGAAAATCAAGATGCTTTCTACATGGGGTCACTGGGCTCATCGTGCAACGTTGCGTTGTCGCCTTATAAATTTCACAGAATAACGTAAACTGTTATTTTTCTACGAGTCGCCATTGATGCTACATTTAAAGTTTAATCCTGAATTAAATAATGTATTTAAGGAAACTAGGACGAAGATTACGCCCTTCCAAGGTCTCGGATGATCGATGTCCTATTTAAGAACGAATTTCACGCTCTACCAGGTATACCAAAATTGCGTCTACTTGAACTGGAAAATCggtatggaaaaaatttagaatCTACACAAGGAAATAGTGATGAAAGGTTTTTACTTTCAACAGCATTGTGCCTCGGATCGTTAACTAtacgaaaaaaagagttatTGAATCATTCCAATATAGAAAATTACGCTCTTCTGTTAGAGAACGGCTTATCTAAAACAACGGCTAATGCTTAAGTACTATAATGTCGCGAAAATTCTCGTTTCTGATCTATTACTCCGTCCTACAATCGATGGATTTTGCAGCCTCGTTTTAATAGCAAGCTTCATTACTATAATGATATCTTTAGAGGACCAACTATCTTTGagcaaaatttttttgcagCTTGCTGTTGTTTTGAACCTAAATAACAGTAAAAAATGCGAGGAGTTCCTTGAATCGAAAGGTTACGGAATTGATGTAATCCTACTATTCTGGAACCTGTGGTGTTCTTCTTGCATGCTAGCAACGATTCATGGAAGAAGTCCCTTTATCACTTCACAAAATATTACTACACCTTTGCCTTATGAACTACATTCTGGTAATGAGAATAGTGCGCTTTCACTTGATTTTACGCAACTTAGAATCAAGCTGGCTGAGATACAGGGAATGGTTTTTCAACAGTTATATACCTCCAATACAATAAACGAGCTTCAGTTCATAAACTTGGAGAGAGAGTTTGAGCAAGTTTCAATTCAGGTTACTCGGTTGAAAGGTTCTTCAATATTCGAAGAGCATCTTTTTTACAGAAGTAGAGTTTCGATGTTAGAGCTCTCCTGCTCAAGAGTTCAGacttcttttctattatatCGTCCATATCTAATCAGTGGAAAATCTGTACAAGTGGTAACCATGGCAAAGTCAATAATTCACGAAATATGGAGCtattatacaaaaaaattttctaacAATGAGAAAGAAAGGCGAAAACATTTGGATTGGAATTTTTGTTATCCTATAATAACCGCATCGTTAACCCTGTGTGTTTCATGTATTATACTTCTGAAATACAAGCAAGTTATGCGGTTCCATGGAGatattgaacaatttgaGTATGCATTAGCATTAGAAATATTGCAAGATTTAGTTCAGATACTTCCAATTGAGCAAAAGCTTTTGGATTTAGTGAAAGCTCCCGTTAATTCTCAATGGCCGAGTGATGAtaattttgtaaatttttgGGCTCTTAAgctcaatgaaaaatcacCTTAGCTATTTCGTTTTAATCGCCTTGGCgttcattttttggaaaacaggtatttttaaagaaaaaagcttCAGAATGGCTTATCAAAGGCCTActttttacaaaaagaCGAGACCATTTGAAACGATAACCGGAGAACTCATTACAAATTTTATCCGTCAAGCCTAATACCGACATTTTTTTGACTGGTATGTTCACAGTACAAGTATTGTTTATATTGGTAATATTTCTGCTACTAGTCTGTTTACGCAATATAATGAGGAATCTATTCATACTTAGGAATAGTTCTTGTGCATATCGAAACTTACGTATGTGTTAAAAAGAGGTAGAAAAAAACTACTTGAAAATCGTGATCATAAACGACTTACTATCTATGGTTTTCGGCAAACATATTAATAATCTCTTCGGAAATGGCAACTACGTGAGTTTCGAGCGCAAAATGGCCAGTGTCATAGTAAACAATCTTTAGGTTGTCAACGTCTTTCCGAAAAGCTTCTGCCCCGGCAACGCTAAAAATAGTGTCGTTTGCCCCCCCATACAACCAGTACGGGAACGTTTGAATTTCTCAGAAACGTTTGAAAGGCCGGATACAGCTTTACATTATTCTGGTAGTCGAAGAATTATTTCACTTGAATATCAGTCTGGCCGGAGCGTTGAATTAGGGCAATGTCAAGAGTATAACCAGCGGGATCAACGGATTCAATATCTGCCACTCCGTCATGGTACTGAGAAATAACATTTGCCGGATCTCTAACGTACGAAACAAGAGCTTCAATAAACACCGGATCATTCTGATACGACTTCcaatatttcttcaaaggaCCCCAAAATCGGTCATCGAGGCCCTCTTCGTAAGCATTACCATTCTGGGTAATAATACCTGTAATTTTAGAAGGGTGCTTCAAAGCTAATCGGAAGCCTACAGGAGAGCCATaatcaaatatataaatacaaCACTTTTTGATCCTCAAAGCACCTAGAAAATATCCGACACTCTCACTTAGAGTGTCAAAGCTGAACATATAGTTGTCAGGTGTCTCTGTAAATCCAAACCCAGGTAGATCTGGGGCAATAACGAGGAAGTGTGTACTTAATAAAGGAATGAGGTTCCTGAACATGTTGGAGGAGGTGGGGAACCCATGTAGCAATAAAATCGTAGGGTTTTCTGCTGATCCTGCTTCACGATACCAAACCTTCACACCGTCTTGAACTTGAATTTTGTGGAATTTTGCAATGATATTTAACATATTTACCTATCTTTGCTTCGAGGgtgaaaaggaaatgatCAACACATTCAGTTTCCTGTAAATTAtatatgttcttttttgggCTCCTATCACTTCTGGCTCCTATCACTTGGAATTTCTGTCACATCGTGTGCGGCAGAGACTGtgtatgaaaaaaaggtagAATTTGGCAATACCATGCATCTTTATATTGTGCCATTCTTCTAAGCTTACATTAATACATAAAATGCAAAACAAAATCGTCTGTATGTAACAATGTAGAGTTCAAGATCAATTTCaaggtgaagaaaatgcttttgttttcattaattttttatatagtCAGTTTATAATACACGTTATGTGCATCTGCTTTAGATTATATTATCCTTACGATTACGTTCATGGCTGGTTGATGGTtgcttcaagaaaaaggtaCGATTTTGGGTGAAAGtttatattcatttttcctAATGGAAGATACGTAGAGTTGTTGGTGGACAGGAGTACACTCTCTTACTTGTCATGGCCGCGTGGATCCACCGAGTCAGGCCTGTTGGCGTCTTCTTCGCTATGTGCTGACAATGTGTTTGGAACTTCGTTTCCGGCTGGCTGATCTGTATACGACGCGTGTTCTTGTTGGGGAGATGGTATAACTTCGTCCTCGATGTCAAGATTATCACCTTGGATAACAGAACTAGACAAATCGTCAATGCCTTCATCATGCAAGTTATCTGTTTCATTTGAAAACTGATGGTGCATCAACGATGAATAGGTCGGACCTTCCCTATTGCTAAATCTTGCTCTTATTTTCGCAATAACTTGAGCTATTCCTGCCTTCGTGTGTTGGAATACAAACGTAATAATTGAAGAAAGGAATAATCCTGCCTTTACAATTTTGTTCACAACTTTATCggtattattgttttctatcAGACCATCGTCATTTAAcctaatttcttcaaatcttgCAAACCCCCCGTTTCTTCTGATACCTCTATCGTATACAAACCATGttgtaaagaaaataagaagaagaattgtCACATAAACAAATGCATAAATACCAGCTTTTACagagtatttttctttaaattcgGCTTCTTTTCCTGGACAAGGATAAGGTGTAAAAGAACTATCCAGTTTCAAACCACCCTCACAAGTTGATAGGGGGATCTTTCTGTAGCCGGAAGATTTAAAATACTCTATTAAGTCAGGCTCCTTTTTACAGATATCGGTAGCATTGGTGGGAGTGAGACCATCGACTAACTTACAAGTACCGTCGTTAGCTTTATAATAGTTGTAATCACACTCAAAATCTT is drawn from Saccharomyces mikatae IFO 1815 strain IFO1815 genome assembly, chromosome: 14 and contains these coding sequences:
- the PUL4 gene encoding Pul4p, translated to MLKYYNVAKILVSDLLLRPTIDGFCSLVLIASFITIMISLEDQLSLSKIFLQLAVVLNLNNSKKCEEFLESKGYGIDVILLFWNLWCSSCMLATIHGRSPFITSQNITTPLPYELHSGNENSALSLDFTQLRIKLAEIQGMVFQQLYTSNTINELQFINLEREFEQVSIQVTRLKGSSIFEEHLFYRSRVSMLELSCSRVQTSFLLYRPYLISGKSVQVVTMAKSIIHEIWSYYTKKFSNNEKERRKHLDWNFCYPIITASLTLCVSCIILLKYKQVMRFHGDIEQFEYALALEILQDLVQILPIEQKLLDLVKAPVNSQWPSDDNFVNFWALKLNEKSP
- the SMKI14G3800 gene encoding alpha/beta fold hydrolase, translating into MLNIIAKFHKIQVQDGVKVWYREAGSAENPTILLLHGFPTSSNMFRNLIPLLSTHFLVIAPDLPGFGFTETPDNYMFSFDTLSESVGYFLGALRIKKCCIYIFDYGSPVGFRLALKHPSKITGIITQNGNAYEEGLDDRFWGPLKKYWKSYQNDPVFIEALVSYVRDPANVISQYHDGVADIESVDPAGYTLDIALIQRSGQTDIQVK
- the SMKI14G3810 gene encoding uncharacterized protein (similar to Saccharomyces cerevisiae YNR065C); amino-acid sequence: MMFGVGNVGANLLPYEECSTFLTTDGGETWTEVKNTPHQWEYGDHGGVLVLVPEHAETNSISYSTDSGRTWKDYKFCDDEVLVKDITTVPRDSALRFLLFGEAKNLGSGSFRTYTIDFRNIFERQCDFDNTGKKDSDFKYSPLGSQTGCLFGHRTEFLRKTDEKCFIGTIPLSEFSKNIKNCSCTRKDFECDYNYYKANDGTCKLVDGLTPTNATDICKKEPDLIEYFKSSGYRKIPLSTCEGGLKLDSSFTPYPCPGKEAEFKEKYSVKAGIYAFVYVTILLLIFFTTWFVYDRGIRRNGGFARFEEIRLNDDGLIENNNTDKVVNKIVKAGLFLSSIITFVFQHTKAGIAQVIAKIRARFSNREGPTYSSLMHHQFSNETDNLHDEGIDDLSSSVIQGDNLDIEDEVIPSPQQEHASYTDQPAGNEVPNTLSAHSEEDANRPDSVDPRGHDK